The Henckelia pumila isolate YLH828 unplaced genomic scaffold, ASM3356847v2 CTG_461:::fragment_3, whole genome shotgun sequence genome window below encodes:
- the LOC140871297 gene encoding alpha-glucan water dikinase, chloroplastic isoform X3 yields MYTPEQEKEEYEAARLELFEEMAKGSSIQDLRTKLTSKNDIRESREKLVSGSKSNIPDDLVQIHAYVRWEKAGKPNYSPEQQLKEFEEARKELQVELDKGSSLEDIQKKIVKGEIKTQVAKQLEKKKFFMAERIQRKKRDVMQLLSKFSSEPKEQEVSSEPQVLSAVQQFVKEKENHIADTVLCKAIYKLADKELLVLVAKPSGKTKVYLVTDLPESAVLHWALSERPGQWAAPPLSVLPADSVSLAKAAETKFSTNSVDNQPYKVQSLEITIDDEKFVGMPFVLFSDGKWINNSGSDFYIDFRAESRKVQKDAGDGRGTSKALLGKIAELESEAQKSFMHRFNIAADLMEEATNAGELGLAAIFVWMRFMATRQLVWNKNYNVKPREISKAQDRLTDLLQKVYTSYPHYREISRMIMSTVGRGGEGDVGQRIRDEILVIQRNNDCKGGMMEEWHQKLHNNTSPDDVVICQALIDYIKSDFDISIYWKSLNDNGITKERLLGYDRAIHSEPNFRRDQKDGLLRDLQNYMRTLKAVHSGADLEAAIANCMGYRTEGQGFMVGVQINPVPGLPSGFQELLQFILVNIEEKNVEALLEGLIEAREELRPMLYQSNERLRDLIFLDIALDSTVRTAVERGYEELSNASPEKIMYFISLVIENLALSMDNNEDLIYCLKGWNLALAMLKSSNDHWALFAKSVLDRTRLALAGKAELFHQLLQPSAEYLGALLGVDQGVVDIFTEEIIRGGSAASLSSLLNRLDPILRQTAHLGSWQVISPVEAIGYVVVVDELLSVQNKSFSKPTILVAKSVRGEEEIPDGAVAVLTPDMPDVLSHVSVRARNSKVCFATCFDSNILDDIRANEGKLLLLKPSSADVVYSEMQEDDLESSADSKIVSSAPPVALVRKQFAGRYAIRSEEFTSDMVGAKSRNIAHLKVKVPSWINVPTSVALPFGVFETVLSDDLNEVVATELQVLKTKLDGGDFNALGEIRDTVLELSAPPQLVKELKNVMQQSDMPWPGDEGSQRWEQAWMAIKKVWASKWNERAYFSTRKVKLDHDYLCMAVLVQEIINADYAFVIHTTNPSSGDSSEIYAEVVKGLGETLVGAYPGRALSFVCKKNDLNSPQVLGYPSKPVGLYIKRSMIFRSDSNGEDLEGYAGAGLYDSVPMDEEEEVVLDYSSDPLIVDNNFRSSILSSIAKAGSTIEDIYGSAQDVEGVVKDGKIYVVQTRPQM; encoded by the exons ATGTATACCCCAGAACAAGAGAAG GAGGAATATGAGGCTGCTCGATTGGAGCTGTTTGAAGAGATGGCCAAGGGTTCCTCAATTCAGGACCTTCGAACAAAGTTAACAAGCAAAAATGATATAAGAGAGAGCAGGGAGAAACTTGTTTCCGGATCAAAGAGCAATATACCGGATGATCTTGTTCAAATACACGCGTATGTCAGATGGGAGAAGGCAGGCAAGCCAAACTATTCTCCAGAGCAGCAACTA aaagaatttgaagaagcaCGAAAAGAGTTGCAGGTTGAGCTAGACAAGGGATCTTCCCTTGAGGACATCCAAAAGAAGATAGTCAAAGGAGAGATAAAAACTCAAGTTGCAAAGCAActggaaaaaaagaaatttttcatggCGGAACGAATTCAACGCAAGAAAAGGGATGTAATGCAGCTTTTGAGTAAGTTTTCCTCTGAGCCAAAAGAACAAGAGGTCTCCTCAGAACCACAAGTGCTCTCCGCAGTTCAACAGTTTGTGAAGGAAAAGGAGAATCACATTGCTGATACTGTTTTGTGCAAAGCAATTTATAAGCTTGCTGATAAGGAACTTCTG gtGCTTGTAGCGAAGCCCTCTGGCAAGACGAAAGTTTATCTAGTAACGGATCTTCCGGAATCTGCTGTTCTTCATTGGGCTTTGTCTGAAAGACCAGGACAATGGGCA GCTCCTCCTTTAAGTGTACTGCCGGCTGACTCAGTTTCTTTGGCTAAGGCTGCTGAAACAAAATTTTCAACCAACTCCGTTGACAATCAACCTTACAAG GTCCAATCGTTAGAAATCACAATCGATGATGAGAAATTCGTGGGAATGCCATTTGTTCTTTTTTCTGATGGGAAATGGATAAATAACAGTGGGTCAGACTTTTACATCGACTTTAGAGCTGAATCTAGGAAGGTTCAAAAG GATGCTGGGGATGGCAGAGGGACATCAAAAGCTCTGTTAGGAAAAATAGCGGAATTAGAGAGTGAAGCACAGAAGTCCTTTATGCATCG ATTCAATATTGCAGCAGACTTGATGGAAGAGGCCACAAATGCTGGTGAACTTGGTCTTGCTGCGATTTTCGTGTGGATGAGATTCATGGCTACTAGACAACTCGTATGGAACAAAAATTACAATGTAAAACCACG TGAGATAAGCAAAGCTCAGGACAGGCTTACGGATTTGCTACAGAAAGTCTACACAAGTTATCCTCATTATCGTGAAATTTCACGTATGATTATGTCTACTGTTGGTCGTGGAGGTGAAGGTGATGTTGGGCAACGTATAAGGGATGAAATTTTAGTGATTCAG AGAAACAATGACTGCAAGGGTGGGATGATGGAGGAATGGCATCAGAAGTTACACAACAACACCAGTCCAGATGATGTTGTAATCTGTCAG GCATTGATTGACTATATTAAGAGTGACTTTGACATTAGTATTTACTGGAAGAGCTTAAATGATAATGGAATAACAAAAGAGCGCCTTCTCGGTTATGACCGTGCAATCCACAGTGAGCCAAATTTTAGAAGAGATCAGAAGGATGGATTGTTGCGCGATCTTCAAAATTACATGAGAACTCTGAAG GCAGTTCATTCAGGGGCAGATCTAGAGGCTGCTATAGCAAATTGTATGGGATACAGAACTGAG GGACAAGGATTCATGGTTGGAGTGCAGATAAACCCAGTTCCCGGTCTGCCATCCGGATTTCAG GAACTTCTTCAATTTATTCTGGTAAATATTGAAGAGAAAAATGTTGAAGCTCTTCTTGAG GGATTGATAGAGGCTCGGGAGGAGCTTAGACCGATGCTTTACCAATCCAACGAACGGCTTAGGGATCTTATATTCCTGGATATTGCCCTCGATTCTACAGTTAGGACAGCTGTAGAGCGTGGATATGAAGAACTGAGCAATGCAAGTCCTGAG AAAATCATGTACTTCATTTCTCTCGTCATTGAAAACCTTGCGCTTTCAATGGACAATAATGAGGACCTTATTTACTGCTTGAAG GGATGGAATCTAGCTTTGGCCATGTTGAAGTCCAGCAATGATCACTGGGCATTGTTTGCCAAATCTGTCCTTGACAGAACAAGACTTGCTCTTGCAGGCAAGGCCGAGTTATTTCATCAACTACTGCAACCATCTGCTGAGTATCTGGGTGCCCTGCTTGGCGTGGATCAGGGAGTA GTCGATATCTTCACTGAAGAAATTATTCGGGGTGGGTCAGCTGCTTCATTGTCCTCCCTTCTTAATAGACTTGATCCGATTCTCCGACAGACTGCCCATCTAGGAAG CTGGCAGGTCATTAGCCCCGTTGAAGCTATTGGATATGTTGTTGTGGTTGATGAGTTGCTGTCAGTCCAGAATAAATCTTTCTCGAAACCAACAATTTTAGTGGCCAAATCTGTTAGAGGGGAAGAAGAAATTCCTGATGGTGCTGTGGCAGTACTGACCCCAGATATGCCTGATGTTCTATCCCATGTTTCTGTTCGAGCACGGAACAGTAAG GTTTGCTTCGCCACATGCTTTGATTCCAATATATTGGATGATATCCGGGCAAATGAAGGAAAGTTACTACTCTTAAAACCTTCATCGGCAGATGTAGTATACAG CGAGATGCAAGAGGATGATCTAGAAAGTTCAGCTGACTCCAAAATTGTTTCTTCTGCACCACCTGTGGCTTTGGTTAGAAAGCAATTTGCTGGAAGATATGCAATTCGTTCTGAGGAATTTACCAGTGATATG GTTGGAGCCAAATCACGCAATATTGCTCATCTTAAAGTGAAAGTGCCAAGTTGGATCAATGTTCCAACTTCTGTTGCCTTGCCATTTGGTGTCTTTGAAACAGTCCTTTCAGATGATTTGAACGAG GTAGTGGCTACTGAATTGCAAGTTCTAAAAACAAAATTAGATGGAGGAGATTTCAATGCACTTGGTGAAATTAGAGACACTGTTCTTGAACTTTCAGCTCCGCCTCAGTTG GTAAAAGAGCTTAAAAACGTGATGCAACAGTCGGACATGCCTTGGCCTGGTGATGAAGGTTCACAAAGATGGGAACAAGCATGGATGGCCATAAAGAAG GTATGGGCTTCTAAATGGAACGAGAGAGCATACTTCAGCACAAGAAAAGTGAAACTTGATCATGACTATCTTTGCATGGCTGTCCTTGTCCAAGAAATAATAAATGCTGATTATGCATTTGTTATCCACACCACTAATCCGTCTTCTGGGGATTCATCAGAAATATATGCCGAG GTGGTTAAGGGGCTTGGAGAGACGCTGGTGGGAGCGTATCCGGGTCGTGCTTTGAGCTTTGTTTGCAAGAAAAATGATCTCAATTCTCCTCAG GTTTTGGGTTACCCCAGTAAACCTGTTGGCCTTTATATAAAGCGGTCTATGATATTCAGGTCAGATTCAAATGGTGAAGATCTAGAAGGTTATGCTGGTGCCGGGCTTTATGATAG TGTGCCAATGGATGAAGAGGAAGAAGTAGTGCTTGATTACTCATCTGATCCATTGATTGTCGACAATAACTTCCGGAGTTCAATCCTAAGCAGCATAGCTAAAGCAGGAAGTACTATTGAGGATATATATGGATCTGCACAAGATGTTGAAGGTGTCGTTAAGGACGGTAAGATTTATGTTGTCCAAACGAGACCTCAGATGTGA